From a single Mobula birostris isolate sMobBir1 chromosome 13, sMobBir1.hap1, whole genome shotgun sequence genomic region:
- the LOC140208427 gene encoding uncharacterized protein codes for MAHQQVHTRERLYTCSDCGKGFTKSSHLLRHQSVHTGERPFTCSDCGKGFTLSSQLKVHQRVHTGERPFTCSDCGKGFTLSSQLKVHQRIHTGERPFTCSDCGKRFTRSSHLQRHQRIHTGERPFTCTVCGKRFTRPSHLQAHWSVHTGERPFTCSMCGNRFTCSSHLKVHQRVHTGERPFICSDCGKGFTCSYQLKVHQLVHTGERPFTCSDCGKGFTCSSQLKVHQRVHTGERPFTCSVCGKGFTRSSHLQVHSSVHTGERPFTCSNCGKGFTQSSELKVHQRVHTGERPFTCSDCGKGFISSSQLKVHQRVHTGERPFTCSDCGKEFICSSKLKVHQRVHTGERPFTCSVCGKGFTCSSQLMVHQRVHTGERPFTCSNCGKGFTQSSELKVHQRVHTGERPFTCSNCGKGFSQSSELKVHQRVHTGERPFTCSECGKGFTCSSQLKAHRRVHTGERPFTCLHCGKGFTSSSQLKVHQRVHTGERPFTCSVCGKGFTQSSALMAHQRVHSGERPYTCSVCGKGFTQSCTLQRHERVHSGERPFTCSDCGKGFTQASELQAHWSVHTGEWPFTCSVCGKGFTWSTELQAHQSVHTGERPFTCSVCGKGFTKSYQLKVHQHVHTGERPFTCSDCGKGFTSSSQLLTHQRVHTGERPFTCRDCGKGFTRSSHLQRHQRVHTGERPFSCSVCGKGFTRSSNLQKHQRVHTE; via the coding sequence atggctcaccagcaagttcacactagggagaggttgtacacctgctcggactgtgggaagggatttactaaatcatctcacctactgaggcaccagtcagtacacactggggagaggccattcacctgctccgactgtgggaagggattcactttgtcatcccaactgaaggtacatcagcgagttcacactggggagaggccgttcacctgctccgactgtgggaagggattcactttgtcatcccaattgaaggtacatcagcgaattcacactggggagaggccgttcacctgctccgactgtgggaagagattcactcggtcatctcacctacagagacaccagcgaattcacactggggagaggccattcacctgcacagtgtgtgggaagcgattcactcggccatcccacctacaagcacactggtctgttcacactggggagaggccgttcacctgctcaatgTGTGGGAatagattcacttgctcatcccacctgaaggtacatcagcgagttcacaccggggagaggccgtttatctgctcagactgcgggaagggattcacttgctcataccaactgaaggtgcatcagctagttcatactggagagaggccattcacctgctcagactgtgggaagggattcacttgctcatcccaactgaaggtacatcagcgagttcacactggggagaggccattcacttgctcagtgtgtgggaagggattcactcgatcatcccacCTGCAAGTACACTCGtctgttcacactggagagagaccgttcacctgctcaaactgtgggaaaggattcactcagtcatctgaactgaaggtacatcagcgagttcacactggagagcggccgttcacctgctcagactgtgggaagggattcatttcgtcatctcaactgaaggtacatcagcgagttcacactggagagaggccgttcacctgctcagactgtgggaaagaatTCATTTGCTCAtccaaactgaaggtacatcagcgagttcacactggggagaggccattcacctgctcagtgtgtgggaagggattcacttgctcatcccaactgatggtacatcagcgagttcacactggggagaggccgttcacctgctcaaactgcgggaagggattcactcagtcatctgaactgaaggtacaccagcgagttcacaccggggaacggccgttcacctgctcgaactgcgggaagggattcagtcagtcatctgaactgaaggtacaccagcgagttcatactggagagcggccattcacctgctcagagtgtgggaagggattcacttgctcatcccaactgaaggcacataggcgagttcacactggggagaggccgttcacctgcttgcactgtgggaagggatttacttcctcatcccaactgaaggtacatcagcgagttcacactggggagaggccattcacttgctcagtctgtgggaagggattcactcagtcatccgccctaatggcacaccagcgagttcacagtggggagcggCCGTAcacctgctctgtctgtgggaagggattcactcagtcatgcaccctacagagacacgagcgagttcacagtggggagcggccgttcacctgctcagattgtgggaaaggATTTACTCAGGCATCCGAACTACAGGCACACTggtcagttcatactggggagtggccgttcacctgctcagtctgtgggaagggattcacttggtcaactGAACTacaggcacaccagtcagttcatactggggagaggccgttcacctgctcagtctgtgggaagggattcacaaagtcatatcaactgaaggtacatcagcacgttcacactggagagaggccgttcacctgctcagactgtggaaaaggattcacttcgtcatctcaactactgacgcaccagcgagttcacactggagagaggccgttcacctgccgagactgtgggaagggattcactcggtcatctcatctacagagacaccagcgtgttcacacaggggagaggccattcagctgctcagtgtgtgggaagggattcactcggtcatcgaatctacagaaacaccagcgagttcacaccgagtAG